The DNA segment NNNNNNNNNNNNNNNNNNNNNNNNNNNNNNNNNNNNNNNNNNNNNNNNNNNNNNNNNNNNNNNNNNNNNNNNNNNNNNNNNNNNNNNNNNNNNNNNNNNNNNNNNNNNNNNNNNNNNNNNNNNNNNNNNNNNNNNNNNNNNNNNNNNNNNNNNNNNNNNNNNNNNNNNNNNNNNNNNNNNNNNNNNNNNNNNNNNNNNNNNNNNNNNNNNNNNNNNNNNNNNNNNNNNNNNNNNNNNNNNNNNNNNNNNNNNNNNNNNNNNNNNNNNNNNNNNNNNNNNNNNNNNNNNNNNNNNNNNNNNNNNNNNNNNNNNNNNNNNNNNNNNNNNNNNNNNNNNNNNNNNNNNNNNNNNNNNNNNNNNNNNNNNNNNNNNNNNNNNNNNNNNNNNNNNNNNNNNNNNNNNNNNNNNNNNNNNNNNNNNNNNNNNNNNNNNNNNNNNNNNNNNNNNNNNNNNNNNNNNNNNNNNNNNNNNNNNNNNNNNNNNNNNNNNNNNNNNNNNNNNNNNNNNNNNNNNNNNNNNNNNNNNNNNNNNNNNNNNNNNNNNNNNNNNNNNNNNNNNNNNNNNNNNNNNNNNNNNNNNNNNNNNNNNNNNNNNNNNNNNNNNNNNNNNNNNNNNNNNNNNNNNNNNNNNNNNNNNNNNNNNNNNNNNNNNNNNNNNNNNNNNNNNNNNNNNNNNNNNNNNNNNNNNNNNNNNNNNNNNNNNNNNNNNNNNNNNNNNNNNNNNNNNNNNNNNNNNNNNNNNNNNNNNNNNNNNNNNNNNNNNNNNNNNNNNNNNNNNNNNNNNNNNNNNNNNNNNNNNNNNNNNNNNNNNNNNNNNNNNNNNNNNNNNNNNNNNNNNNNNNNNNNNNNNNNNNNNNNNNNNNNNNNNNNNNNNNNNNNNNNNNNNNNNNNNNNNNNNNNNNNNNNNNNNNNNNNNNNNNNNNNNNNNNNNNNNNNNNNNNNNNNNNNNNNNNNNNNNNNNNNNNNNNNNNNNNNNNNNNNNNNNNNNNNNNNNNNNNNNNNNNNNNNNNNNNNNNNNNNNNNNNNNNNNNNNNNNNNNNNNNNNNNNNNNNNNNNNNNNNNNNNNNNNNNNNNNNNNNNNNNNNNNNNNNNNNNNNNNNNNNNNNNNNNNNNNNNNNNNNNNNNNNNNNNNNNNNNNNNNNNNNNNNNNNNNNNNNNNNNNNNNNNNNNNNNNNNNNNNNNNNNNNNNNNNNNNNNNNNNNNNNNNNNNNNNNNNNNNNNNNNNNNNNNNNNNNNNNNNNNNNNNNNNNNNNNNNNNNNNNNNNNNNNNNNNNNNNNNNNNNNNNNNNNNNNNNNNNNNNNNNNNNNNNNNNNNNNNNNNNNNNNNNNNNNNNNNNNNNNNNNNNNNNNNNNNNNNNNNNNNNNNNNNNNNNNNNNNNNNNNNNNNNNNNNNNNNNNNNNNNNNNNNNNNNNNNNNNNNNNNNNNNNNNNNNNNNNNNNNNNNNNNNNNNNNNNNNNNNNNNNNNNNNNNNNNNNNNNNNNNNNNNNNNNNNNNNNNNNNNNNNNNNNNNNNNNNNNNNNNNNNNNNNNNNNNNNNNNNNNNNNNNNNNNNNNNNNNNNNNNNNNNNNNNNNNNNNNNNNNNNNNNNNNNNNNNNNNNNNNNNNNNNNNNNNNNNNNNNNNNNNNNNNNNNNNNNCCCGCGTTTCAATCCACGCTCCCGTGGAGGGAGCGACTGCGGCGGTCTAAAACCCCCGGTATACAAGGCTTCCGAGGGGCGTTTCCGCCAACCTGCGTTTTTGACACAGGGAAAAAAGGAAAAGTAAAATGACCAGCAAGCTAATTATTTGATTTAACAGGATGTTTCAAAAACGCCAACCCCCCAGGGATTTCATGTGTGCTTGGGGTTGGCGCAAGCCTCTTGAGTTGTCAAAAAACAAGAGGCCCATCAAGATCCATCGCAGGCTTTGCCCCAACATGCTCAACTCGTCGCTTCCAGTTTGATCCTAAATAGTAGAAGCGGAGGCTATCTGTTTCTTCGTCAATGATTTCAATAAGATTGTGCTTGAGCTGTGCCCATTCTCCCGGATCAATGTCGCATTCGAAAACAGAATACTGCACGCGTTGTCCAAAATTTTGGCATTGGCGGGCGACCTTTTGAAGACGTCTTGTGCCACCCGGTTCAGAGGTGGCAACATCATATGTCACAAGAACGAGCATTCTTACCTCCATATAAGTGGCGGGTAGCCGTCAATATCCCCACGAATAAACCGAGCAAAAAGTCCTGCCTGCGAGTGGATAACGAGTCCCCATGGCATCTTTTCCTTGAGAAATGGATGCTGAATCTCTTCGGCTTTTTTATTTTGCCATGCAGTGAGAACTGTTTTTCGCGTGTCATCATCCATTCGCACACCACCTGTTTCACTTTGTGTAAATCCCTTAGGTGAAACCTGACCAAGGTTGACAAGTGAGAGGCAGACTCGGTCTGCAAGAGGTGAGCGAAATTCTTCCATGAGATCGAGGGCTAGACTTTGTCTCCCCGGTCTGTCGCAGTGGAGAAAACCGACTTGCGGATCTAGGCCCCATGTTTCACACGCTGAGCGAACATCATGCATTAGAAGAACATAAACAAATGACAGAAGGGCGTTTATGGGGTCCTTGGGCGGGCGTCTGTTTCGTCCTGCAAAATGAAAGGCTTTGTGTTTTGACGAAATGAGTGCATCAAAATTTCCAAAGTAACTTGCTGCACAGTCTCCTTCGATGCCTCGGAGTCTTTCTGTCGGAATTTTTGGGGATAAGGCTTCCAGCTGGGTCTGCAAAAAGTCGCACGCCCTCTGAAGATGAGAAGCCTCTTTGGCTTTTCGAGCAGCGCGAAGTAAAACCATTCTTGAATTGTTGATTTTTCCAGCAAGGATATTGGCGCTAACCTGTGAACAGATGGCTGGAGTGTCTGCCATGCGATACTGGTCTCGCCGGAGGAGAACGTTTCCCGAAACAGCTCCCTGTACGCGAGCGAGGAATTTACCCTGTTCAGAAAGATAGCTGATAGAAATATCTCGCTCCGCGCAGTGCGCCATGAGGTAAGGGCTGACAGAAACTTGGCCAAAACAGACGATTCCAGAGAGCGCATTGAGAGGAAGCATTCCGAGCGTTTTGTGCTCATGTCGTATTTTGAGAGCCTCGCCTTCTTTGGAAAGCCATGCGCCTTGTGTGCTGACATAAAGCGTGTTGAGAAGTTTACGCATTGGAATCTCCTTTGGTCATGCGGGCGAGCCATGCCTCGACACGATGCTTGCGGTGAGATGTCTGTGGAAGACAATACTGTCGAAGTGAGCACGCATCACAGTGTGGTCCCAGTATTGGGGCGGGGGTCTTTCCTGAAGCAATAAGCTGGTGGAGGTCCCTGCTTGTTTTCTCCACGCTTTCCCGAAGCGTGTCGTCAAACATTACCTGTTCGCGACGCCGGGTTTTTCCATAAAAAATGGCTCCAGAATCAACAGAACAGTCAAGCATCTCTTCAAGACACATCCCCTGTGCACACAGTTGTATTCTGTCAATGTCTGACGCTTTTTTTCGTCCTCGCTTAAATTCTATAGGTTGGACTGTGGGCTGACTCGTTGAAAATTCAACAAGATCTGCAATGCCCACAAGTCCAAGTCGTAAAGATCGAAGCTCTAAGGAGCGGGCCATGCGGACATCTGGGCGAGTTTCATCCTGCCCCGCATCAACTGTTTCGTGAAGAATATTCCCTTCGACGGTGTACAGATTTTCTGCCCAGACTCGCTCAATATGAATAAGCGCGCATTGTCGCGGGCAGAACGCAAGATGCTGGAGCGCAGAAATGGGAAGAAGCTCGTCTTCAGAGTACATGGCCCTCTCCAGAGTTACAGTTTTTCGAGAAGTTCGACTCCCTGTGGAACCTGTGCTGCGTCCACTTCAATAGCGTAGTCTGCAAAGGCTCGTGCCGGGCCTTCGCATTCAGCTTTTTTGTTGACGGAAATCAGATCAAACAGCTTTTGAGCTGGGGCATTGCCGAGTTTGCAGTCGTGGCGGAAGACGACAAGCTTGCGAGCTGACATTTTGCCACGGCTTGCAGAGTGATCCTGATCGAACATGTTTACCAGTGAAGTCCAAAGCATTTCGAGGTCTTCATCGCTGAAACCTGTCTGTTGGGCAAAGGGTGCAGAAACATAGCCGTCAAGGCGGTACAGTGCATAGGGAACAAGGAATTTGCGGCCCATTGTGCGGTTACCGCCATCCTGTTTTTCTGCTTCCTTGGCCGTTTCTACTGCCATTCTGGTGATACTGATTTCCTGAGGGAAAATAGGGTCAATGGACTTGGAAAAGCTGAGCTGAACGGGGCCTCGAACCTGTCCGCAGTTGTTTGTCGTTGTGGACATGACAGCACCAAAGGCACGGACATCAAAGAAATTTCTGCACATCCAGTCGCGAGCTTTGAGTGTTTTTTCCTTTTTGTCTTTTATTTTGGAAACATCTTCACTGTCGTAGGCTCCCTGTCTATTTTCAGAAAGGACAGAGCTTTCCTGAACGTAAATATTCCATCCCTGCTCTTCACCTTTGGCAAGGGAAATATAGTTTCTGATTTTGCGTTTCATGCAGACGTCAGAAATAAGCCCAATGCTGGTTTCTGGGTCCATGCGTGGCATATTGCCTGCGTCCGGATCACCATTAGGGTTGCCGTTTTCGACGTCAAAAAGCAGAGTAAATTCATAACGATTTTCTAAAGCAGACATATCTTACGCCTCCTGCGTGTTCATTTTTTTCTGATAGAGAGCAATACGCTGATGATAGTATCCCAGAGTAAACAGCCCCTGCTGTTCAAGGGTGAGCACTGAGGGATAATTTTCGAGTTTATCCAGTATTTCAGCAATTTTTTTGTCGCTTGTGACTCCATACTGGGCCTTGCTGATGTGGTGCTGAGCCATGTTCAGGAGCATTGGAAAGACAGTTCGCGGGTGCGAGGATGCTGCACCGAAGTAGCGGTCTTTGATTGTGCTGTTAATTTTTCCCAAAGCATCAAGCTGTGCTTTTTCTAAAACTGCGAAGAGCCGACCAAGAAGATAGGCTGGATTTGTGCTTTCTGTATTGAGACTCACGGTAACCTCCATGTCTTTTGATGATGGATTGGCCTGAAAATATCTGACGAGATAGCCTTTGATGAGTGATGCCCGGAGATAATTGATTTTTCCGTCTGCGTGGAGACGCTGAAGCACTGCGGTCAAAAGCGCCCGCGGATATCGCGTCCCTAGGAAAATGGCGTTTTGCAAAGCACCATTCAGGACGTGTGGAATATTGTCATATTTCCGAAGCGCGGCGGTTTCGAGAAGTAAAGGGTTGGGAGAAGGGAATGGGGCTTCCGATGCGTACTGACGTTCTATTTCGATATCACGGTAGTGCTGCCCTATACGTTTGAGGTAGAGCGAGAGGGGGCCTGTTTCCCAGAAGCGAATGCCGAGACGGGCGGCGTTAGGCGCAAGCCCAAGAACGTAGCAAAAGACGGAATCATCAAGATCATATTCTGTAAGGTGTTTTCCCTGACGTATTCTTTTTAGGGTGTCATAGATTTTTTTGGTTTCCTCGGAGAGGTCAGGAACAGTCTTTCCCTTTTCTTTTTTGGTCTCAGGATCAGGCGGACAAAGGAGAGGTCCAAGTATATCCTCTGCTGGGCTTGCCTTTTCTGTCCAAAAGAGTGTGGACGTATCTCCAATGCGAACGAGTTGGCGACTTCCTGGGCGCAACAGATAATTCAGGGCTGTGGTGTACTGGAATGCTCCAAGGTCTGAGACTGGAGCGTTGGCACCACTTTTTTTCCCGTATGATTCAAATGATCCCGTATTGAATGACACAATATTTACACCGCTGGACTGACCGCCTGCGACGCCTTTAATGGCTGGGTGAATGTCAACAATTGGGCCTTTTTCTCCACGAACGAGGCACAGCCCATCTCCAAGAATTTTGGGAGAACGAAGGGCGCGCCAAAGTGTTTTAGCTTCCTCGTCGTCATGTGCGTACTGGAGTTCTCCATCGAGGCGAAAAACACAGTTTTTGCCCGCAATGTTTTCCCAGTTTGCAATTTCTGGTGCGAGGGCAGGGTCCCACGACATGATGAAATTGTGAACGGCCTTGAGAGCTGGCGTTTCTGTATCTGCAAGCTGTTCGTCAATGAGAGCTTTGAAGCTATTGAATTTATTGAGTGTGTCCTGTGGTTTCTTTTTGTCATCGGCCCCTAGCACATATGACGTGTTGTCCCAGAGGAAAAAAGGTTTGTAATTGTTTGCTCCAGAGCGTTTGCAGCTTTCAGGGACAATCAGAATTTTGGGGCGTGCTTTTTTGCCTTCATAATTCTGGATGTCAGTGATTTCTATGAGCCGTCCCTGTTTGTCCAGCAAGATGCAGAAGTGAATTTTTTCAAAGCTGTAACCGAATGATGGAATGTCGTCTGGGCGTTCCTCTGCGACTCTTTCATAATAGTCATTGAGAGCAGTAAGAATCATGACAAAACCTCGGATGAGTTAGGCTGCGGAATATCCACAATGCCGTTTTCCATGCGGGCGTGAAAGAACATAGGGGTGTTGTTGTGTGCAAAATCAATATCCCAGAGCATGAAGCCGAGGTCGCGGGTGGATTCTGCCGGGCTGGATATTCGAGTTGCTGGCGTGTCGCCTGTGAGAAGCGCAAAATCGCAGGGGAATTCACGGCATCCAAGATAGGGGCGATGAAAGCACTGGCCTTTTTCTGCACGTCTGCGGAATATGTCCGCGTGCTTTCCTGTGTTGCCACCATCGCCAGTTCCAGTTGCTTCAAAATGAGCTTCAAGGACATATTCAACATCCCGAAGAAGCATTGATGCACGTTGTTGCCGTTCTTTGTCTGCAAACTGGACGAGTTGTCCTTCGCCGCGCTTCATTGTCTTCGTGATGTTGTTGAAGGGAATTTTGTTTTCAACTTCATTGCGGCGGAAGTTTGTGAAACGGATAGGGTTGATGACGTGAATGCGGTCAATGATCCAGCGAATAGCTGGCTTCCAGTAGATTGCTTCCAGAATGCCTCGTGCTGCCGAGGGCGTTATAACGTCATATGAGACGCGCTCGACTTTCATCTCTGGTCGAGAAAAGCAGGCAAAGTCGCCTGATACGCGAAGTTTGATACCAAAAGACATAGTTCCTCCGGTGCGAAGTTCCTAAAAATTGGTGAGTGTTTCCGTTGAAATATGGGTGGGATCGTCGCAACTCAGACCCGTATAAGGAGAGTACAAATCATTATTTAAGAGGATGTGAAAAAGCTCATGTGAGTCTTGCTCAACAACTCCTGCAGCTTGAAGTTTTCTGAGTTCATGCGGCCAGATTTGCACAGTGTATTGTTGCAATTCGCGCAGGTCTTCCCGTGAGGGAGGGGCAAAACGGAGTTTCTCTACAATTCGCCGAGGCTCTTCATCTTTGGTGATAACAACGGCTTGTGTCTGAGTCTCAATAATGCGGAAGTCGCGAGCAATATCCTCAAAGTCAAAACGGAGCGACTTGGCGCCTTCTTCAAGGCGAGGAATGATTTGTTTGCTGTCGAGTTGCTCTTTGCCAAGCTCCCAGAAAAGTTTTTGGAAATATTTTTTAATGGCATCAAGTCCGAGAATGTCTTGGGGGCAGGGACGAAGAGCTTCTCTGGCGGCGCTGCATTGTGCTGCAAAGTGTACGTTGTAGGAGCCTTCGA comes from the Desulfobaculum bizertense DSM 18034 genome and includes:
- the cas1c gene encoding type I-C CRISPR-associated endonuclease Cas1c gives rise to the protein MRKLLNTLYVSTQGAWLSKEGEALKIRHEHKTLGMLPLNALSGIVCFGQVSVSPYLMAHCAERDISISYLSEQGKFLARVQGAVSGNVLLRRDQYRMADTPAICSQVSANILAGKINNSRMVLLRAARKAKEASHLQRACDFLQTQLEALSPKIPTERLRGIEGDCAASYFGNFDALISSKHKAFHFAGRNRRPPKDPINALLSFVYVLLMHDVRSACETWGLDPQVGFLHCDRPGRQSLALDLMEEFRSPLADRVCLSLVNLGQVSPKGFTQSETGGVRMDDDTRKTVLTAWQNKKAEEIQHPFLKEKMPWGLVIHSQAGLFARFIRGDIDGYPPLIWR
- the cas7c gene encoding type I-C CRISPR-associated protein Cas7/Csd2 produces the protein MSALENRYEFTLLFDVENGNPNGDPDAGNMPRMDPETSIGLISDVCMKRKIRNYISLAKGEEQGWNIYVQESSVLSENRQGAYDSEDVSKIKDKKEKTLKARDWMCRNFFDVRAFGAVMSTTTNNCGQVRGPVQLSFSKSIDPIFPQEISITRMAVETAKEAEKQDGGNRTMGRKFLVPYALYRLDGYVSAPFAQQTGFSDEDLEMLWTSLVNMFDQDHSASRGKMSARKLVVFRHDCKLGNAPAQKLFDLISVNKKAECEGPARAFADYAIEVDAAQVPQGVELLEKL
- the cas5c gene encoding type I-C CRISPR-associated protein Cas5c, producing MSFGIKLRVSGDFACFSRPEMKVERVSYDVITPSAARGILEAIYWKPAIRWIIDRIHVINPIRFTNFRRNEVENKIPFNNITKTMKRGEGQLVQFADKERQQRASMLLRDVEYVLEAHFEATGTGDGGNTGKHADIFRRRAEKGQCFHRPYLGCREFPCDFALLTGDTPATRISSPAESTRDLGFMLWDIDFAHNNTPMFFHARMENGIVDIPQPNSSEVLS
- the cas2 gene encoding CRISPR-associated endonuclease Cas2: MLVLVTYDVATSEPGGTRRLQKVARQCQNFGQRVQYSVFECDIDPGEWAQLKHNLIEIIDEETDSLRFYYLGSNWKRRVEHVGAKPAMDLDGPLVF
- the cas8c gene encoding type I-C CRISPR-associated protein Cas8c/Csd1 produces the protein MILTALNDYYERVAEERPDDIPSFGYSFEKIHFCILLDKQGRLIEITDIQNYEGKKARPKILIVPESCKRSGANNYKPFFLWDNTSYVLGADDKKKPQDTLNKFNSFKALIDEQLADTETPALKAVHNFIMSWDPALAPEIANWENIAGKNCVFRLDGELQYAHDDEEAKTLWRALRSPKILGDGLCLVRGEKGPIVDIHPAIKGVAGGQSSGVNIVSFNTGSFESYGKKSGANAPVSDLGAFQYTTALNYLLRPGSRQLVRIGDTSTLFWTEKASPAEDILGPLLCPPDPETKKEKGKTVPDLSEETKKIYDTLKRIRQGKHLTEYDLDDSVFCYVLGLAPNAARLGIRFWETGPLSLYLKRIGQHYRDIEIERQYASEAPFPSPNPLLLETAALRKYDNIPHVLNGALQNAIFLGTRYPRALLTAVLQRLHADGKINYLRASLIKGYLVRYFQANPSSKDMEVTVSLNTESTNPAYLLGRLFAVLEKAQLDALGKINSTIKDRYFGAASSHPRTVFPMLLNMAQHHISKAQYGVTSDKKIAEILDKLENYPSVLTLEQQGLFTLGYYHQRIALYQKKMNTQEA
- the cas4 gene encoding CRISPR-associated protein Cas4, with amino-acid sequence MYSEDELLPISALQHLAFCPRQCALIHIERVWAENLYTVEGNILHETVDAGQDETRPDVRMARSLELRSLRLGLVGIADLVEFSTSQPTVQPIEFKRGRKKASDIDRIQLCAQGMCLEEMLDCSVDSGAIFYGKTRRREQVMFDDTLRESVEKTSRDLHQLIASGKTPAPILGPHCDACSLRQYCLPQTSHRKHRVEAWLARMTKGDSNA